The following nucleotide sequence is from Nautilia sp. PV-1.
CGAGAAAGCTACTAAGGGCGAGCGGTGGATGCCTAGGCTGGAAGAGGCGAAGAAGGACGTGCTAGGCTGCGAAAAGCCAGGGGGAGTTGCCAAGAAGCGTTGATCCCTGGATATCCGAATGGGGGAACCCGGCCGGTGGAGACACCGGTCATCCCACGTAAGTGGGAGGCGAACCCGGGGAAGTGAAACATCTCAGTACCCGGAGGAAAAGAAATCAAACGAGATTCCGAAAGTAGCGGCGAGCGAAATCGGAGTAGCCCGTCTCTGTGTAGCCAACAGATTAGAGGAATTACCTGGAAAGGTAAGCCACAGAAGGTGAGAGCCCTGTACTCGAAAATCTGTTGGTGGGACTAAGCAGAGACCTAGCGAGTAGCTCGGGACACGTGTTATCCTGAGTGAAAATGGGAGGACCACCTTCCAAGGCTAAATACTACTTCCAGACCGATAGTGCACAAGTACCGTGAGGGAAAGGTGAAAAGAACCCCGGTGAGGGGAGTGAAATAGAACCTGAAACCGCTTGCCTACAATCATTCGGAGCCCTATTGTCTTCGGACAAGGGTGACGGACTGCCTTTTGCATAATGAGCCTGCGAGTTGTGGTCACTGGCGAGGTTAATCCGAGAGGAGGAGCCGAAGCGAAAGCGAGTCTGAATAGGGCGATATAGTCAGTGGCTGCAGACCCGAAGCTGAGTGATCTATCCATGGGCAGGTTGAAGGTGGGGTAAGACCCACTGGAGGACCGAACCGGTAGGCGTTGAAAAGCCTTCGGATGACCTGTGGATAGGGGTGAAAGGCCAATCAAACTCAGTGATAGCTGGTTCTCTCCGAAATGCATTTAGGTGCAGCGTCAAGACGTAGCCGTAGGGGGTAGAGCACTGATAGGGCTAGGGCGGCCCACAGCTGTACCAAACCCTGTCAAACTCCGAATACCTACGGTGGAATCTTGGCAGTGAGGCGTAGGGTGATAAAATCCTATGTCGAGAGGGGAACAACCCAGACTACCGACTAAGGCCCCCAAGTGATAGCTAAGTGGAAAAGGAGGTTTTCCTGCTTAGACAACCAGGAGGTTGGCTTAGAAGCAGCCATCCTTTAAAGAAAGCGTAACAGCTCACTGGTCGAGCGGGGGAGCGCCGAAAATATAACGGGGCTAAAGCTATCCGCCGAAGTCGTAGATTCCAGTTGGACTGGAGTGGTAGGAGAGCGTTGATGTCAGCGTCGAAGCTGTACCGGTAAGGAGCAGTGGAGCGGCATCAAGTGAGCATGCAGGCATGAGTAGCGATAAAACAGGTGAGAATCCTGTTCGCCGAAAGCCTAAGGTTTCCTACACGATGCTCGTCAGTGTAGGGTTAGTCGGGACCTAAGACGAGGCCGAAAGGCGTAGTCGATGGGAAAACGGTTAATATTCCGTTACCTACTAATAGCGAGCCGAAGGGGGGACGCATAGGGCTAACCGAGGTCACTGATGGAATAGTGGCTCGAAGGGTGTAGGAGGTCAGATAGGCAAATCCGTCTGACAATACTCCGAGACCTGACAGGCTCTCAAAGTCCTTCGGGACGGAGAGAGAATCGGTGATGCCGTCGTGCCGAGAAAAGCCTCTAAGGCGTTTGAGCTATTAGTAGCCCGTACCGCAAACCGACACAGGTAGGCGGGATGAGTATTCTAAGGCGCGTGGAAGAACCCTCCCTAAGGAACTCGGCAAACTGGCACCGTAACTTCGGGATAAGGTGTGCCCCGAGTAGGTGAAGCCCCYTGCGGGTGGAGCCGAAAGGGGTCGCAGCGCAGCGCTCTTGCCGACTGTTTACCAAAAACACAGCACTCTGCTAACTCGCAAGAGGAAGTATAGGGTGTGACGCCTGCCCGGTGCCGGAAGGTTAAGGGGATCCGTTAGCCGTAAGGCGAAGCGGTGAACCGAAGCCCCGGTAAACGGCGGCCGTAACTATAACGGTCCTAAGGTAGCGAAATTCCTTGTCGGTTAAATACCGACCTGCATGAATGGCGTAACGAGTGAGGGGCTGTCTCAGGGAGGGATCCAGTGAAATTGTAGTGGAGGTGAAAATTCCTCCTACCCGCGGCAAGACGGAAAGACCCCGTGGACCTTTACTACAGCTTGGCATTGTAGGTGGGATATCCATGTGCAGGATAGGTGGGAGGCTATGAAGCCCGGGCGCCAGCTCGGGTGGAGCCGCCCTTGAGATACCACCCTTGGATATCCTGCCTACTAACCCGCAGCAGTAATCCTGCTGGGGGACAGTGCCTGGCGGGTAGTTTGACTGGGGCGGTCGCCTCCTAAAGAGTAACGGAGGCTCACAAAGGTTGGCTCATGACGGTTGGAAATCGTCAGAAGAGTGTAAAGGCACAAGCCAGCCTGACTGCGAGACAAACAGGTCGAGCAGAGACGAAAGTCGGTCTTAGTGATCCGGTGGTTCTGAGTGGAAGGGCCATCGCTCAAAGGATAAAAGGTACCCCGGGGATAACAGGCTGATCTCCCCCGAGAGCTCACATCGACGGGGAGGTTTGGCACCTCGATGTCGGCTCATCGCATCCTGGGGCTGGAGCAGGTCCCAAGGGTATGGCTGTTCGCCATTTAAAGCGGTACGCGAGCTGGGTTCAGAACGTCGTGAGACAGTTCGGTCCCTATCTGCCGTGGGCGTAGGAAGGTTGAGGAGAGCTGACCCTAGTACGAGAGGACCGGGTTGGACGAGCCACTGGTGTACCAGTTGTCCTGCCAAGGGCAGTGCTGGGTAGCCAAGCTCGGAAGGGATAACCGCTGAAAGCATCTAAGCGGGAAGCCCACTCCAAGATGAGCCTTCCCATGAGGGTGCAGGAAGACTACCTGCTTGATAGGCTGGGGGTGTAAGCCCTGCAAGGGGTTGAGCTGACCAGTACTAATAACCCGATTGGCTTTACTTGCGGTGATGGACAAGACTTTTAACAGCTAACTTTCAGTATATAGTATCAATCCTAGTGGGAAAAGCGTAGGGGAAACACCCAGTTCCATTCCGAACCTGGCAGTTAAGCCCTACAGCGCTGATGATACTGCACCTTTCAGGTGTGGGAAAGTAGGTCCCCGCTAGGATTTATAGTATATACTGTAAGTCCCAAAGCTGCCTATTCATCATTTCAATCAACTCTTTTTAATATCCTACATATGGGTCTGGCACTTTTTGATTTGTTGTGTCCTTTCTTGTTTTTGTAGTTGTTTAGGGTGTCTAAGGTGTCTGTCACTGTTAGTATCTTTCATTCTCATCCTTTCGAATAATTTGTAAATATTATCTTTATTTTTTATGAGATAATAAATTTCTTTTTAATCAAGTTTAAATGCTATAATTCACATAAAAAAGGTTGAGTATGGTAAATCTGCTGATAGGAATATTTGGGGTGTATGTATTTATAAAAATTATTTTGGAAATTAAAGAAGTGATATACATTAAAAATGTATTTGGACTCGGTGCCGTATTAATGGATATAGAAACATATAAAGACGCAGCGATATATTCTATATATAAACACACCCTTAATATTTTCAATGCTTTAATTTCACTTTTTTTAGTTGTGTTTTGGTTAAGCGGAGGACTGTTTATTATTAATTTCTTACTTTACAAAAGTAATTCTTTGCTTAGTGAACTTGAAATACTCTTGGCTTTTTTTGCAATTAACTATATTTTAACTTTGCCTATTAATATCTGGGAAAAGCATATAGATAAAAGATTCGGGTTTAATGTGGCACCTTGGAGTATGTTTTTTGTTGATGAAATTAAAAAGATCTTTTTATTTATAATATTCGGAGGTGTATTTTTCGCTGGACTTATATATTTTATTGAGAATTTTCAAAACTGGTGGTTATACGGATTTGTATTCACATTCGGTGTAGTAATAATGATTAATCTTTTATATCCGTTTTTTGCACAGATGTTTAACAAATTTACTCCTCTTGAAGATGAAGAACTTAAAGATGCCATTGAAGATATGATGGCTAAAGTCGGATTTAAAAGCAGCGGTATATATGTAATGGACGCAAGTAAAAGGGATACGAGGTTGAATGCTTATTTTGCAGGGTTTGGTAATACTAAAAGGGTAGTGCTTTTTGATACGCTTCTTAAAAAACTTTCTAAAGATGAAATTTTGGCAGTTTTAGGGCATGAGCTTGGGCATTTCAAACACAAAGATATATTCAAAAACATTGCTGTTGTGGGGGTGATGCTTTTTGTATTGTTTGCGATATTCGGTAATCTGCCGGATACTCTTTTTAAAGAACTTATGGTGCCTAAAATTGGAGCGAATATAATTATTTTAGCACTGCTTTTCAGTGAAGTGATTTTCTTTGTATTACAGCCGTTTGTAAATCTTATCAGCAGACACAACGAATTTGCTGCCGATGAAATGGGAAGTGAGCTTGTAAGCAAAAAAGACCTTGCAAGCGCACTTAAAAAACTTGTAAGCGAAAACAAGCACTTTCCGAGAGTCAGCAAACTATATTCGTTTATTTACTATTCACATCCTCCTATTTTGGAAAGACTCGAAAAGCTGGAGAATGAGAAATGAAAGTATTAATAACTGGGATTAGTAGAGGTATAGGATACGGACTTGCGAAATATTACATTGAAAACGGGGATGAAGTTTATGCAATAGGCAGAAAAAATCCCTTTGATGATGCTGTAAGGTTTTACAGGCTTGATGTAAATGCATTTGAAAAAATACCTCACGCCGTAGAATCTCTTGAAATTGATGAGCTTGATGTGGCTATTTTAAATGCGGGAATATTGGGTGAGATTAAAGAGATGAAGTATTGGAGTGTTAAAGAACTTCAAAATATATTTGATATTAATGTGTGGGCTAATAAGGTTTTGATAGACGAACTTGCTCCTTTTACTGAAAAAATAGTGGTTATGAGCAGCGGGGCGGCCGTAAACGGAAACCCAGGCTGGGGAGGATATTCTTTAAGCAAATGTGTGGTAAATATGATGGTAAGTATATATTCAAAAGAAATTGATTCTAAAATTTACGCTTTGGCTCCGGGAGTTATTGATACGGATATGGTAGAAAAAGTAATAAGCGGCGATCATTCTAAATTTCCAAGCCTTGACAGGGTAGAAGCCGGACGTGTAAGTCTGGAAGAAGGAGTTGAAAGAATTGTTAAAACGATTGAAAAACTTGACGAATTTGAAAACGGCAGTTTTGTGGATGTAAGGCTAGTTTAAATTAATATACATTATATTTGGTAAAAATTCTTTTATAAGTACCGTCTTTTTTCAATTCATCAATTGCCTTGTTTATTTCTTTTAACAGTTTTTTTGCATTTGGATAGTCTTTTGAAATAAAAATATAAAACGCTGTAGGTTTTAAATTTGGTATTCTTTGACTTGCTATATCTTTTGGTATTTTATATTTTCCAATTTTTTCTGCACCGTATATATTTGCTTCAGAAGCAACTACAAGATCACATCTGCCTACTGAAATCTTTTTAAGTACACTTTCAAAGCTTCCAGCTTCCTGGTCTATTTTTTTGCTTTTTTTTAAACCTAATTTAGTATAATAGGAATTAATATTATAACCGTTTACATCACATATTTTATATTTATTGATATTCCATTTTCCGTTATGAATGATTCCATTTGGATATTTATTTTTTGAATAAAATACAGCCTGATATGTAAAATACACAGGTTTGCTGATATAATATTTTTTTGCCCTGTCTTTATTGTATGTACCGTTAATAAACATTTCATATTTTTTAGAGGCTTTTTTGTATGAATAGACAAGATAAGTACATCTTTTCCAAGGCATTAAGGT
It contains:
- a CDS encoding M48 family metallopeptidase — translated: MVNLLIGIFGVYVFIKIILEIKEVIYIKNVFGLGAVLMDIETYKDAAIYSIYKHTLNIFNALISLFLVVFWLSGGLFIINFLLYKSNSLLSELEILLAFFAINYILTLPINIWEKHIDKRFGFNVAPWSMFFVDEIKKIFLFIIFGGVFFAGLIYFIENFQNWWLYGFVFTFGVVIMINLLYPFFAQMFNKFTPLEDEELKDAIEDMMAKVGFKSSGIYVMDASKRDTRLNAYFAGFGNTKRVVLFDTLLKKLSKDEILAVLGHELGHFKHKDIFKNIAVVGVMLFVLFAIFGNLPDTLFKELMVPKIGANIIILALLFSEVIFFVLQPFVNLISRHNEFAADEMGSELVSKKDLASALKKLVSENKHFPRVSKLYSFIYYSHPPILERLEKLENEK
- a CDS encoding SDR family NAD(P)-dependent oxidoreductase — translated: MKVLITGISRGIGYGLAKYYIENGDEVYAIGRKNPFDDAVRFYRLDVNAFEKIPHAVESLEIDELDVAILNAGILGEIKEMKYWSVKELQNIFDINVWANKVLIDELAPFTEKIVVMSSGAAVNGNPGWGGYSLSKCVVNMMVSIYSKEIDSKIYALAPGVIDTDMVEKVISGDHSKFPSLDRVEAGRVSLEEGVERIVKTIEKLDEFENGSFVDVRLV
- a CDS encoding ABC transporter substrate-binding protein; its protein translation is MKKLLLLIIIILLKLNANNYNQTIHICDDENEWPPFTYYKRIDGHKDKQHLIGAMTEFLNVIFKKIGTKYTLTLMPWKRCTYLVYSYKKASKKYEMFINGTYNKDRAKKYYISKPVYFTYQAVFYSKNKYPNGIIHNGKWNINKYKICDVNGYNINSYYTKLGLKKSKKIDQEAGSFESVLKKISVGRCDLVVASEANIYGAEKIGKYKIPKDIASQRIPNLKPTAFYIFISKDYPNAKKLLKEINKAIDELKKDGTYKRIFTKYNVY